One region of Camelina sativa cultivar DH55 chromosome 6, Cs, whole genome shotgun sequence genomic DNA includes:
- the LOC104792732 gene encoding serine/threonine-protein kinase-like protein CCR2, with the protein MQPNSHIIIFVFFIISSSLIIITVTGYGSTGTIAAAFGENGFFCAIDASGKQEVICWDRGNTNRSLNRPPGEISGYSPPMTSLSGGEGFLCAITSNTSRAFCWNLQDPSENLVPRAFQFNSYSQIASGNNHVCAISGLYYSGPDYGPVHCWEYSDSTNFTSGLLWNSSFHSPYIDSLMFRKIVSGDGFTCGVTKDGDLVCWGPKSNGLGFSNNEEFEVLASGRNSVCGVSKDSGQLQCFGDETEFGTLPNRPRFIALSAGANHYCGIREDDHGVECWGRNLTSSSSAPNTSGFVAISSSDSTTCGVRELDLVLDCWRVHDSSKPDYSPPLELCSPGVCSPRGNCGDGSFAFNASILKESELTSLCSFHNLNICLRCGISCLEGYFPSSTCNPNADRVCTPCSLCQNTSCYGICKMRAAKSKTHEQKEQREVRRLVIIIGCSVLGFLVMLIGLSFIPKMTKGSKRDDEERSKMTCCFCFDKNSVEADPDPAPQSVNLPTAVSLGETKLFRLSELKDATHGFKEFNELGRGSFGFVYKAVLSDGIHVAVKRANAATIIHSNNRGFESELEILCKIRHNNIVNLLGYCSEMGERLLVYEYMPHGTLHDHLHGDLSQLDWSMRLKIMLQAARGLDYLHNEVDPPIIHRDVKTSNILLDGEMCARIADFGLVSSNERDSSNSDREGDVYDFGIVLLEILSGRKAIDRESDPPGIAEWAVPLIRKGKAAAIIDRNIGLPRNVEPLLKLAELAELAVRENPNERPNIRNLLSFLDLIVKSGLTF; encoded by the coding sequence ATGCAACCCAATTCccacatcatcatcttcgtcttcttcatcatctcatcatcaCTCATCATCATTACTGTTACTGGGTATGGCTCAACGGGAACAATCGCCGCAGCTTTTGGCGAAAACGGATTCTTCTGCGCCATTGACGCTAGCGGGAAGCAAGAAGTCATCTGTTGGGATAGAGGAAACACTAACCGATCACTAAACCGTCCCCCGGGTGAAATCTCCGGTTATTCTCCACCCATGACTTCGCTCTCAGGTGGTGAAGGTTTTCTCTGCGCCATTACGTCGAACACTTCGCGTGCGTTTTGCTGGAACCTTCAAGATCCTTCTGAGAATCTCGTTCCTCGAGCTTTTCAATTCAATTCTTACTCCCAGATCGCTTCTGGCAACAACCATGTTTGTGCTATTAGTGGATTGTACTATTCAGGTCCTGATTATGGTCCTGTTCATTGCTGGGAGTATAGTGATAGCACCAATTTCACATCTGGTCTTCTTTGGAACTCTTCGTTTCATAGTCCTTACATAGATAGTCTCATGTTTCGTAAGATTGTTTCTGGAGATGGGTTTACTTGTGGTGTTACTAAAGATGGAGACTTGGTTTGTTGGGGACCTAAATCAAACGGTTTAGGTTTCTCCAATAATGAAGAGTTCGAGGTTTTGGCTTCTGGGAGGAACTCTGTTTGTGGCGTCTCGAAAGATTCAGGTCAACTTCAATGCTTTGGTGATGAAACAGAGTTTGGTACGTTACCGAACCGGCCTCGGTTTATAGCTCTTTCAGCTGGTGCTAATCATTATTGTGGTATACGTGAGGATGATCATGGAGTTGAGTGTTGGGGAAGAAAcctaacatcatcatcatcagctccTAATACTTCAGGGTTTGTGGCGATTTCGTCTTCGGATTCAACAACTTGTGGTGTTAGAGAGCTTGATTTGGTTCTTGATTGTTGGAGAGTCCATGATTCTTCGAAACCTGATTATAGTCCTCCTTTGGAGTTATGCAGCCCCGGGGTGTGTTCCCCTCGCGGTAATTGTGGTGATGGTTCGTTTGCTTTCAACGCAAGTATCTTGAAAGAATCTGAGCTCACTAGCTTGTGCTCGTTTCATAACCTCAATATATGTTTACGGTGTGGGATCAGTTGCTTGGAAGGCTATTTCCCATCCAGCACTTGTAATCCAAACGCGGACAGAGTCTGTACTCCTTGTTCGCTATGTCAGAACACTTCTTGTTACGGTATCTGTAAGATGCGAGCTGCGAAATCGAAGACGCACGAGCAGAAAGAACAGAGAGAGGTACGGAGATTGGTGATCATTATAGGATGCTCTGTTTTAGGATTCTTGGTGATGTTGATTGGTTTGTCTTTCATTCCAAAGATGACAAAAGGTAGtaaaagagatgatgaagagagaagCAAGATGACTTGTTGCTTCTGTTTCGATAAAAACTCTGTCGAAGCTGATCCTGATCCCGCCCCTCAGTCGGTTAATCTACCAACCGCTGTATCTCTCGGCGAGACTAAACTCTTCCGTCTCTCGGAGCTTAAAGACGCGACTCACGGGTTCAAAGAGTTCAACGAGCTTGGAAGAGGTAGCTTCGGGTTTGTCTACAAAGCTGTTTTGTCTGATGGGATACATGTTGCTGTCAAAAGAGCGAATGCTGCAACGATCATTCACTCTAACAACCGAGGTTTTGAGTCCGAGCTAGAGATTCTTTGCAAAATCAGACACAACAATATTGTGAATTTGTTAGGATACTGCTCGGAGATGGGGGAACGGCTTTTGGTTTACGAGTACATGCCTCACGGTACGCTCCATGATCATCTCCATGGAGATCTCTCCCAATTAGATTGGAGCATGAGACTGAAGATCATGTTGCAGGCTGCAAGAGGACTTGATTACTTACATAACGAAGTAGATCCTCCAATAATCCATAGAGATGTGAAAACGTCAAACATCTTGTTGGACGGTGAAATGTGTGCAAGAATTGCGGATTTCGGATTGGTAAGCTCGAACGAAAGGGATTCAAGCAATAGTGATAGAGAAGGTGATGTGTATGACTTTGGTATTGTGCTTCTTGAGATACTAAGCGGGCGGAAAGCTATCGATAGAGAGTCTGATCCTCCCGGGATTGCGGAATGGGCGGTTCCTTTGATCAGAAAAGGGAAAGCGGCTGCGATTATCGATAGGAACATTGGTTTGCCAAGGAATGTAGAGCCTTTGCTTAAGTTGGCTGAACTAGCTGAGCTTGCTGTGAGGGAAAATCCCAACGAAAGACCTAATATCAGAAATCTTCTGAGTTTTCTTGATCTCATAGTCAAGTCTGGACTCACTTTTTAA